One region of Bradyrhizobium betae genomic DNA includes:
- a CDS encoding SDR family NAD(P)-dependent oxidoreductase yields MSDLFDVSKETILVTGASQGLGRQFARVLAANGAAVVLAARQTDKLKSLEQEIRGKGGRAAAVALDVTDIASIAKAVDTAEAALGPITVLINNAGIAIEKLATEQTESDWDAVIGANLKGAYFLATEIARRMIARKQEGNIVNIASVLGTGVLKAVSPYAISKAGIIQATKAMALELAGQNIRINALAPGYIDTEMNHAFWSTPPGERLAKRIPQRRVGAESDLDGAILLLASKASRYMTGSVITVDGGFLLN; encoded by the coding sequence ATGTCAGACCTATTCGACGTCAGTAAAGAAACCATCCTCGTCACGGGCGCAAGCCAGGGATTGGGGCGGCAATTTGCCCGGGTTCTGGCGGCCAACGGCGCGGCCGTCGTGCTTGCGGCGCGGCAAACGGACAAGTTGAAGAGTCTGGAACAGGAAATCCGCGGCAAGGGCGGCCGCGCTGCCGCGGTTGCGCTCGACGTCACCGACATCGCTTCGATCGCCAAGGCAGTCGATACGGCAGAAGCCGCGCTCGGTCCGATCACCGTGCTGATCAACAATGCCGGCATTGCCATCGAGAAGCTCGCGACCGAGCAGACCGAATCCGACTGGGACGCGGTGATCGGCGCCAATCTGAAGGGCGCCTATTTCCTCGCGACCGAGATTGCGCGCCGCATGATCGCGCGCAAGCAGGAGGGCAACATCGTCAACATCGCCTCCGTGCTCGGCACCGGCGTGCTGAAGGCGGTGTCGCCTTACGCGATCTCCAAGGCCGGCATCATCCAGGCGACCAAGGCGATGGCACTGGAGCTCGCCGGGCAGAACATCCGCATCAACGCGCTCGCCCCCGGCTATATCGACACGGAAATGAACCACGCGTTCTGGTCGACGCCGCCAGGCGAGCGGTTGGCAAAACGCATCCCGCAACGCCGCGTCGGCGCCGAGTCCGATCTCGACGGCGCCATCCTGCTGCTGGCCTCGAAGGCGTCGAGGTACATGACGGGGAGCGTCATCACCGTCGATGGCGGGTTTTTGCTGAATTGA
- a CDS encoding SDR family oxidoreductase, which yields MDLGIKGRRAIVCASSKGLGRACAFSLAEAGVDVTLTARGAEALKKTADEIRKLYPGVKVTEIVGDITTPAGREAVLKACPEPDILINNAGGPPPGDFRNWTRDDWIKAIDANMLTPIELIKSTVDGMMARKFGRIVNITSAAVKAPIDILGLSNGARAGLTGFIAGLSRKTVINNVTINGLLPGPFETDRLTSTAKGEADKRGTTPEQVLAERAKLNPAGRFGQPDEFGYACAFLCGAKAGFITGQNILLDGGAFPGTL from the coding sequence GTGGATCTTGGGATCAAAGGTCGCCGCGCCATCGTCTGCGCATCTAGCAAGGGCCTCGGCCGCGCCTGCGCCTTCTCGCTGGCCGAAGCCGGCGTTGACGTCACGCTGACCGCACGCGGCGCCGAAGCTTTGAAGAAGACGGCCGACGAGATCCGGAAGCTCTATCCGGGCGTGAAGGTCACCGAGATCGTCGGCGACATCACGACGCCCGCGGGGCGCGAGGCCGTTCTGAAGGCCTGCCCCGAGCCGGACATCCTGATCAACAATGCCGGTGGCCCGCCGCCCGGCGATTTCCGCAACTGGACCCGTGACGACTGGATCAAGGCGATCGACGCCAACATGCTCACGCCGATCGAGCTGATCAAATCGACTGTGGACGGCATGATGGCGCGCAAGTTCGGCCGCATCGTCAACATCACTTCGGCCGCGGTGAAGGCGCCGATCGACATCCTCGGCCTCTCCAACGGCGCGCGCGCCGGCCTCACCGGCTTCATCGCCGGCCTGTCGCGCAAGACCGTGATCAACAACGTCACGATCAACGGCCTGCTGCCGGGCCCGTTCGAGACCGATCGTCTGACGAGCACCGCGAAGGGCGAAGCCGACAAGCGTGGCACGACCCCCGAGCAGGTCCTGGCCGAGCGCGCCAAGCTCAACCCGGCCGGCCGCTTCGGCCAGCCCGACGAGTTCGGCTATGCCTGTGCGTTCCTGTGCGGCGCCAAGGCCGGCTTCATCACTGGGCAGAACATCCTGCTCGATGGTGGCGCCTTCCCGGGAACGCTGTGA
- a CDS encoding NADPH:quinone reductase: MRAVWYEQTGPAADVLTFGEMPTPVAGPGEVRIRLEASGVNPADVGRRGGSYRTMEYPRVIPNSDGAGFVDHVGDGVTRFRVGDRVWLFNGQRNGRAFGTAAEYIALAEQLVTPLPDRLSFAEGATLGIPAMTAWCSLFADGPIVGKTVLVTGGAGAVGHYAVQLAKWGGAQVIATVSSAMKGEQARRAGADLVINYRDDDVVAKAMAFTGGRGVDHVVDVDFGGNIATTLKLMAVNSTIAVYATNGNRTPTIPMRELMEKCIALRALVLFALPPALLAAAQADISKWLAAGPRLHNVAAQFALSDTAQAHLAVEKGDKLGTVIVDCAR; the protein is encoded by the coding sequence GTGAGAGCAGTCTGGTACGAGCAGACAGGACCGGCGGCCGACGTCCTCACCTTTGGTGAGATGCCGACGCCGGTCGCGGGCCCGGGCGAAGTGCGCATTCGCCTGGAAGCCTCCGGCGTCAATCCGGCCGATGTCGGACGACGTGGCGGCAGCTACCGGACTATGGAATACCCTCGCGTCATTCCGAACAGCGACGGCGCGGGTTTCGTCGACCATGTCGGCGACGGCGTGACGCGCTTCAGGGTCGGCGATCGCGTCTGGCTGTTCAACGGCCAGCGCAACGGCCGCGCCTTCGGCACGGCAGCCGAATATATCGCGCTCGCCGAGCAATTGGTGACGCCGCTGCCGGATCGTCTCTCCTTTGCGGAAGGCGCGACGCTCGGCATCCCCGCGATGACAGCGTGGTGCTCGCTGTTTGCGGACGGCCCGATCGTCGGCAAGACCGTGCTGGTCACCGGAGGTGCCGGCGCAGTCGGGCACTATGCCGTGCAGCTCGCCAAATGGGGCGGCGCGCAGGTGATCGCGACGGTCAGCTCCGCGATGAAGGGCGAGCAGGCGAGGCGCGCCGGCGCCGATCTCGTGATCAACTACAGGGACGATGATGTCGTCGCCAAGGCGATGGCCTTCACCGGCGGACGCGGCGTCGACCACGTCGTCGACGTCGATTTCGGCGGCAACATCGCAACCACATTGAAGCTGATGGCGGTGAATTCCACCATCGCGGTCTACGCCACCAACGGCAACCGCACGCCAACAATCCCGATGCGCGAACTGATGGAAAAGTGCATCGCGCTGCGCGCGCTGGTGCTGTTCGCGTTGCCGCCGGCGTTGCTTGCCGCAGCGCAGGCCGACATCTCGAAATGGCTGGCGGCGGGGCCGCGGCTTCACAATGTCGCGGCGCAGTTCGCGCTGTCGGACACGGCACAGGCGCACCTGGCCGTCGAGAAGGGCGACAAGCTCGGCACCGTGATCGTCGACTGCGCGCGGTGA
- a CDS encoding CvpA family protein — MNSFDLAVYAALVITVGFGFRTGLLRSAMTILAYLLAAPIAVSLMPMIAPQIAGDPNSPQLQTWIWFFGIFLVVGMLLGYIGRFVLDDTVREAGIGDRLGGAALGAIRVGLVATTLVLVFDQIVPANRQPPFLAGSRLRPLFSAMGQMGFKTLPPEAAAAIDRLKQERRI; from the coding sequence ATGAACAGTTTCGATCTCGCGGTCTATGCGGCGCTCGTCATCACGGTCGGCTTCGGCTTCCGGACCGGCCTGCTCCGCAGCGCCATGACTATCCTCGCCTATCTGCTTGCCGCCCCCATCGCGGTTTCGCTGATGCCGATGATCGCGCCGCAGATCGCCGGCGATCCGAATTCACCGCAGCTCCAGACCTGGATCTGGTTCTTCGGCATCTTTCTGGTGGTCGGCATGTTGCTGGGTTATATCGGCCGCTTCGTGCTGGATGATACGGTCCGCGAGGCCGGCATCGGCGACCGGCTCGGAGGCGCCGCGCTCGGCGCCATCAGGGTCGGCCTCGTCGCCACCACGCTGGTCCTGGTGTTCGACCAGATCGTGCCGGCCAACCGCCAGCCGCCATTTCTCGCCGGCTCGCGGCTGCGGCCGCTGTTCTCGGCCATGGGACAGATGGGCTTCAAGACACTGCCGCCGGAAGCCGCCGCCGCCATCGACCGCCTCAAGCAGGAGCGGCGCATCTGA